A genomic segment from Spartinivicinus poritis encodes:
- a CDS encoding type II toxin-antitoxin system Phd/YefM family antitoxin: protein MQTINISDFRANLLKYLEIANAGEQISVTSNGKLLATITPPENQRELARKQLKAIASNAKINDVTTPIESEWDALS, encoded by the coding sequence TTTAGAGCTAACCTATTGAAATATTTAGAAATAGCAAATGCTGGAGAACAGATTTCTGTAACCTCTAATGGCAAACTGTTAGCTACTATAACACCGCCAGAAAACCAAAGAGAGCTCGCCAGAAAGCAACTTAAAGCTATAGCTTCAAATGCTAAGATAAATGATGTCACTACCCCTATTGAGTCTGAGTGGGATGCCTTATCATGA
- a CDS encoding type II toxin-antitoxin system VapC family toxin: MILMDTCAIIWDALEPKKLTPKAIEAIDKADQYNALIISDISIWEISMLIKKRRIEIDTTAANFINLFLQSRNISVQSISPEIAELSVTFSSEINSDPADRIIAATSIIHNARLVTADQNLRSSEMLDTIW; this comes from the coding sequence ATGATCTTGATGGATACTTGTGCAATCATATGGGATGCGCTTGAACCAAAAAAACTTACTCCAAAAGCTATTGAAGCAATTGACAAAGCAGATCAATACAATGCATTAATTATTTCTGATATTTCCATTTGGGAAATATCAATGCTCATCAAAAAGCGCCGCATTGAAATAGATACAACTGCAGCTAACTTTATTAATTTATTCCTTCAATCTCGAAATATTTCAGTACAGTCTATTTCTCCCGAAATAGCCGAACTATCTGTTACATTCAGCTCAGAAATAAACAGTGATCCAGCTGATAGAATTATTGCAGCGACGTCAATAATTCATAATGCACGTCTTGTGACCGCCGACCAAAACCTCCGCAGCAGTGAGATGCTTGACACTATATGGTAG
- a CDS encoding GNAT family N-acetyltransferase, translating into MHNIAIQLAIEHAKDELKVRDITLAVFAHNQSAVKCYQSLGFYTYDIDENSRQFHGQKWSLLKNKARGYSKIIRLISTYHIVSSISLLRRFWSAVTRRAL; encoded by the coding sequence TTGCATAACATAGCTATTCAGCTAGCAATCGAGCATGCAAAGGATGAGCTGAAAGTTCGTGACATTACTTTAGCCGTTTTTGCTCATAATCAATCAGCAGTGAAATGCTATCAATCACTTGGATTTTACACTTATGATATTGATGAAAACTCAAGACAGTTTCATGGTCAAAAGTGGTCTCTTTTAAAAAATAAAGCTCGGGGTTATAGCAAAATAATCAGGCTAATATCTACCTACCATATAGTGTCAAGCATCTCACTGCTGCGGAGGTTTTGGTCGGCGGTCACAAGACGTGCATTATGA
- a CDS encoding alpha/beta hydrolase, whose protein sequence is MKSVIFIFLAIFSYLANANTAFEIPRSEVIELQEPITKRVYPLFVKIPYSYNSSADKKYPVIYLMDAWYSFQIVSGATRFTMNRGGMEEAITVGISYSKGSTDHSSRVRDYTPVQDNGWKRETGNANGYSKFIKEVVFPYIENNYRTDPTRRTFVGNSLGGLLGTYILFNSPNMFDSYIIGSPSVWYKNNYILSQPMKTPRTPIKVYLSVGSLEVPTFGARNDMVAGAKALATKLNKQLKSKVDLKLSVIKNASHATAFPTTAIQGLDWIYAKKLKN, encoded by the coding sequence ATGAAGTCAGTAATATTTATTTTCCTTGCTATTTTTAGTTATCTTGCGAACGCTAATACGGCGTTTGAGATTCCAAGAAGTGAAGTAATTGAACTTCAGGAACCCATAACCAAAAGAGTTTACCCATTATTTGTTAAGATTCCCTATTCCTACAATTCAAGTGCTGACAAAAAATACCCTGTGATTTATTTAATGGATGCATGGTACAGCTTTCAAATTGTCTCAGGGGCAACACGCTTTACAATGAATAGAGGGGGAATGGAAGAGGCTATTACTGTAGGTATTTCATATTCAAAGGGATCAACGGATCATTCGAGTAGAGTTAGAGACTATACACCAGTTCAGGATAACGGTTGGAAGCGAGAAACAGGCAATGCTAATGGATATTCAAAATTTATTAAAGAAGTTGTTTTCCCTTATATAGAAAATAACTACCGAACAGATCCAACTCGACGTACTTTTGTGGGAAACTCGTTAGGTGGTTTATTGGGCACCTATATTTTGTTTAATTCACCAAACATGTTCGATAGCTATATTATTGGTAGCCCTTCTGTTTGGTATAAAAACAACTATATATTGTCGCAGCCAATGAAAACGCCTCGTACTCCAATTAAAGTTTATTTGTCTGTTGGTAGTTTAGAAGTGCCAACATTTGGCGCGAGAAATGATATGGTCGCGGGAGCTAAAGCTCTAGCAACAAAGCTTAATAAACAGCTTAAAAGTAAAGTTGACCTCAAGCTATCTGTAATTAAAAATGCAAGCCATGCAACAGCATTCCCAACAACAGCAATACAGGGTTTAGATTGGATTTATGCTAAGAAATTAAAAAATTAA